From the genome of Medicago truncatula cultivar Jemalong A17 chromosome 2, MtrunA17r5.0-ANR, whole genome shotgun sequence:
TAGGCATATCGATATCAAGTTTACTCCAAGAGTTACACCTTAGGCTATAAATCTCCCATTCAGGTTCATAAGATATTTCGTTCCATGGCACAATTTTGTGTCGCATATCGAGACGTTCAAGTTGTTGGTCACTTATTGTAGTAAATTTCATGTACCTAATAATTTTAAAGTCATCTAAAATATAGTCATAACCAAACCCATGAATATCATTTGACGCCAGCTCCCGATAAAGTGGTACAGACTCAAGAGAGCTTGGAGGAATGGCTTTGTATTCATTGGTAGTTGGGTTCCACAATACAAGTGAATAACCTTGTATAAGGCAAATAGTTCCGGTAACAGGGTCACAGCCACAATAATAACAAGTattaaaatcaaagaaaaagtttTCCTCTTGAATTGGATCTGGAAAGTCTAATTTTACTAGATTCTCATACCTATCACCAGAAAGCAAATAGGAAGAGCAACGAATTGAATAATCATGGGCGACAACCTCATATAAGAAGATAGATATATCGGTGCAATCAGAGTGAGGAATTGATATAAAATTAGTGCGGAAGCAAGAGTTTTCAAATAAGAGAGCCCATGATTTACGTACACATTCAAATGGCTTAAAAGATTTTAAAGGAAGTTTTGACAGAATAGAGAATGCAAGATCATTGGGTATGTGATTCCTAACCTTTATTTCACTTACAAATTTTGCCATCTCCAAAAATGTTCTACCAATAGCGATGATGAATTCAATTGTAGTTGGATTTGTGACCCTCGGTGAGTGAAAGTGACTTTCTACTTAGCTTTGGTTTTAAACAAAAGAATACTTAATTGAGAAGTAAAtggattgtaatttttttttacacaaaaaaattatattttatttataaacatatttaatcacTTTAAtgcttaaataaataatattgattatttaaaaaaataagtaattttagacccaaaataaaaagaagtaacATCAATTTGATAGCAAAAGTACAAAACACTAATAATTAACATTTATAACTAGGATTCTGTATTTCTCTTTAATCTCATCATTTAAccaatttattgattttttgtttattttatatcagattttaattatatgaatttttgacattttttatgaGTGGATGAAATTTTCACACTTAAAATTATATAGcgaatgaatattttaaatcacTTTATACATAATGTAAAATTTAAAGTCATTTGTCTAGTAAGCTTAACTCggttggtagggacattgcataatttatgcagggttGAGGTTCGAAcatcggacaccccacttctacatatttaattatgttagctctaaccactagactacttgacaa
Proteins encoded in this window:
- the LOC120578104 gene encoding putative F-box protein At3g21120, with the protein product MAKFVSEIKVRNHIPNDLAFSILSKLPLKSFKPFECVRKSWALLFENSCFRTNFISIPHSDCTDISIFLYEVVAHDYSIRCSSYLLSGDRYENLVKLDFPDPIQEENFFFDFNTCYYCGCDPVTGTICLIQGYSLVLWNPTTNEYKAIPPSSLESVPLYRELASNDIHGFGYDYILDDFKIIRYMKFTTISDQQLERLDMRHKIVPWNEISYEPEWEIYSLRCNSWSKLDIDMPNHCESGSYEALNIDGMSHWWSESENRDKHFLVSFDLSNEMFVTTPIPIDIQTDIDTNFYLGLVQRRLVVLNRSVSSISWYYSDTPIFHISILGELGGKESWTKLFVVGPLPYIKCFIGAGKNGDIFFQKKDDRPISFNLGTQKAEEVVVNGANFYDIAIYKKSLLSVGGINK